The Caldalkalibacillus uzonensis genomic sequence TGTCACCACTTCTTCAGGATGGAACGTTCCCGTTTCCACAATCTCGTCTACCTCGGCAATCACCAGATCTGCTGCGGTGGCCATGGCAGGATTAAAATTTCTTGCTGTCCGGTGATAAACCAAATTGCCCAGTTTGTCTGCCTTGGCTGCCTTAATCAGGGCCACATCCCCTTTCAGGGGCTTTTGAAACAAATACCATTCACCATCAATTTCCCTCACCTCTTTCCCTTCCGCCAGTTTGGTTCCAACGGCCGTTTTGGTGTAAAATCCACCCAGTCCCGCGCCACCGGCTCGAATGGCCTCAGCCAGCGTACCTTGTGGAATCAGCTCAATTTCCAATTCACCTCTGGACCAGGCTGCAACGGCATCCCGGTTGGTTGTAAAATAGGATCCAATCGCCTTCTTTAACTGCCCCGAAAGGAGTAATTTTCCCAGCCCCCTTCCTTCTTCGCCCAGATTGTTACTGATTACGGTCAATTCCTTAGCATGATGATGGGTTAATGCATCAAGCAACGTCAGTGGCGTTCCCGACAGCCCAAAACCGCCAACAAGCACTGTATCACCAGATTTGATCAATTTGACCGCTTCGTCAGCTTTTTTGTACTTATTCACAACCTCACCCCCGGCATACCTTGTTTTGAATACACCCTGTTATCTGCTCATTCATGGTTATTTATTTGCAATCATCATGCCAATATATCCTAAAATTCGTTTGTTTTTAAATCTACTGACTTTAATGTGATTATATTAAACAACCCTCACTTTCATTCCGATGCAAACTTTCATCAACACTTGCTGTATTGCATCAAAAAAATAAGCCGGGCATTCATCCCGGATCCATTTTCTCCAGATTTGGATCATACTCTGTCCTCTATGATTTTAATGAACGGTTATTCCTGATTTGAATATAATGAATACACCCAGGGCTTACGAAGAGATCATTCCCTTACTATTGTGGCTCTCTGGGGCTTATGACACTATAAGGGGAGAAAAAACGCGCAATGGATGTCTTTTTAAACGGTATGGTTTTTAGCCTTTTTGCCTTATTTTTGCTTTCATCGTTACAGAAGATCGTTCATCTCCGCCATTTTTTAGACACCGTTACAGCATACAACATTTTGCCCCAGTCCATAGCCCGGGTTGCTGGTGCACTCATCCCTTTTCTGGAGCTGGCCGGGGCAATTTTGCTCACTTCAGCAAAAACAATGATGTACGGCGCTACCATCCTCATTTTTTTGTTGTTGTCTTTTTTGTTTGCAGTTGTGCAAGTGATAAAAACTAAACGGAACGTCATCTGCGGCTGTTACGGGCGTTTTTTGGAGGCACAGGCCGATCTGTTTACTTTGGTGAAAATCTTTGTACTGCTTATTTTAACATTCGTCGTCATCCTAACCCCACCAAATGATGCCGCTGT encodes the following:
- a CDS encoding CoA transferase subunit A gives rise to the protein MNKYKKADEAVKLIKSGDTVLVGGFGLSGTPLTLLDALTHHHAKELTVISNNLGEEGRGLGKLLLSGQLKKAIGSYFTTNRDAVAAWSRGELEIELIPQGTLAEAIRAGGAGLGGFYTKTAVGTKLAEGKEVREIDGEWYLFQKPLKGDVALIKAAKADKLGNLVYHRTARNFNPAMATAADLVIAEVDEIVETGTFHPEEVVTPHVYVDVVVRNRYVKKGGKYVVPS
- a CDS encoding MauE/DoxX family redox-associated membrane protein; translation: MDVFLNGMVFSLFALFLLSSLQKIVHLRHFLDTVTAYNILPQSIARVAGALIPFLELAGAILLTSAKTMMYGATILIFLLLSFLFAVVQVIKTKRNVICGCYGRFLEAQADLFTLVKIFVLLILTFVVILTPPNDAAVYTPLSVSIGLFLTGMILLCQKIWTHHQHTMRILRSTK